In Serratia sp. FDAARGOS_506, a genomic segment contains:
- a CDS encoding ABC transporter permease, with the protein MFHRLLTLIIKEMQALLRDPQTRAILIMPVILQVLLFPFAATLEVTNATIAVYSEDSGQASVELTQRFAKAKAFQHVLLLRSPQEIKTTIDNQRALLLIRFPAQFSRDIATGNTAPLQLLLDGRNSNSAQIAANYVQQIVQEYQNELLGNRAKPNNSELVVRNWYNPNLDYKWFVVPSLIAMITTIGVLIVTSLSVAREREQGTLEQLLVSPLTTWQIFIGKAVPALIVASFQATIVLLIGIFLYQIPFAGSLLLFYATMLIYGLSLVGFGLLISSLCATQQQAFIGVFVFMMPAILLSGYVSPVENMPMWLQDLTWVNPIRHFTDITKQIYLKDASFGIIWHSLWPLLVITATTGSAAYALFRRKIA; encoded by the coding sequence ATGTTTCATCGTCTGTTGACGCTCATCATCAAGGAAATGCAGGCGCTGCTGCGCGATCCGCAAACCCGCGCCATTTTAATCATGCCGGTGATCCTGCAGGTGCTGCTGTTTCCGTTCGCCGCGACTTTGGAAGTGACCAACGCCACCATCGCGGTCTACAGCGAGGACAGCGGCCAAGCCTCGGTGGAGCTGACCCAGCGCTTCGCCAAGGCCAAGGCCTTTCAACACGTGCTGCTGCTGCGCAGCCCGCAGGAGATAAAGACCACCATCGACAACCAGCGAGCGCTGCTGCTGATCCGCTTCCCGGCGCAGTTCTCGCGCGATATCGCCACCGGCAACACCGCGCCGCTGCAGCTGCTGCTCGACGGACGCAACTCCAACAGCGCGCAGATCGCCGCCAACTACGTGCAGCAGATCGTGCAAGAATATCAGAACGAGCTGCTCGGCAACCGCGCCAAACCCAACAACAGCGAGCTGGTGGTGCGCAACTGGTATAACCCGAATTTGGACTACAAATGGTTCGTGGTGCCGTCGCTGATCGCCATGATAACCACCATCGGCGTGCTGATCGTCACCTCGCTGTCGGTGGCGCGCGAACGCGAACAGGGCACGCTGGAACAGCTGCTGGTCTCGCCGCTCACCACCTGGCAGATCTTTATCGGCAAGGCGGTGCCGGCGCTGATCGTCGCCAGCTTCCAGGCAACCATCGTGCTGCTGATCGGCATCTTCCTGTACCAGATCCCGTTTGCCGGATCGCTGCTGCTGTTCTATGCCACCATGCTGATCTACGGGCTGTCGCTGGTCGGTTTCGGCCTGCTGATCTCGTCGCTGTGCGCCACTCAGCAGCAGGCATTTATCGGCGTGTTCGTGTTCATGATGCCGGCGATCCTGCTCTCGGGTTACGTCTCGCCGGTGGAAAATATGCCGATGTGGCTGCAGGATCTGACCTGGGTTAACCCGATACGCCATTTCACCGACATCACCAAGCAGATCTACCTGAAGGACGCCAGCTTCGGCATCATCTGGCACAGCCTGTGGCCGCTGCTGGTGATCACCGCCACCACCGGCAGCGCCGCCTACGCGCTGTTCCGCCGAAAAATCGCATAA
- a CDS encoding ABC transporter permease, translated as MSDNRTPIDDGGFSWRRLRALCLKETRQILRDPSSGLIAFVIPLMLLFIFGYGINLDSSKLHLGILMEQQSEDARELAQAFAGSPYIEPTISDNRQQLIQQMQAGAIRGLVVIPVDFDQRMARPHDSAPIQVITDGSEPNTANFVQGYAQGVWQIWQQQRATDRGHSDKPLIDVQMRYWFNPAAISRHYIIPGAITIIMTVIGAILTSLVIAREWERGTMEALLSTQVTRSELLLSKLIPYYFLGMAAMALCMAVAVWVLGVPYRGSLLILLLISSLFLASTLGMGLLISTLTRNQFNAAMVALNAAFLPSIMLSGFIFQIDSMPAIVRAVTYIIPARYFVSTLQTLFLAGNVGTVLLINLLFLIASAVVFIGLTAWKTQRRLD; from the coding sequence GTGAGCGATAACCGAACCCCAATCGACGACGGCGGCTTCTCCTGGCGCCGGCTGCGCGCGCTGTGCCTGAAGGAAACGCGGCAAATACTGCGCGATCCCAGCAGCGGCCTGATCGCCTTCGTCATCCCGCTGATGCTGCTGTTTATCTTTGGCTACGGCATCAACCTGGACTCCAGCAAGCTGCATCTGGGCATCCTGATGGAGCAACAGAGCGAAGACGCGCGCGAGCTGGCTCAGGCGTTCGCCGGCTCGCCCTATATCGAACCGACCATCAGCGACAACCGCCAACAGCTGATCCAGCAGATGCAGGCCGGTGCGATCCGCGGCCTGGTGGTGATCCCGGTGGATTTCGACCAGCGCATGGCGCGCCCACACGACAGCGCCCCTATCCAGGTCATCACCGACGGCAGCGAGCCGAACACCGCCAACTTCGTGCAGGGCTATGCCCAGGGCGTATGGCAAATTTGGCAGCAGCAGCGCGCCACCGATCGGGGGCACAGCGACAAACCGCTGATTGACGTGCAGATGCGCTACTGGTTCAACCCGGCGGCCATCAGCCGGCACTACATCATTCCCGGCGCCATCACCATCATCATGACGGTGATCGGCGCCATCCTCACCTCGCTGGTGATCGCCCGCGAGTGGGAGCGCGGCACCATGGAGGCCCTGCTGTCCACCCAGGTGACGCGCAGCGAGCTGCTGCTCTCCAAGCTGATCCCTTATTACTTCCTCGGCATGGCCGCCATGGCGCTGTGCATGGCGGTGGCGGTCTGGGTGCTCGGCGTGCCCTATCGCGGTTCGCTGCTGATCCTGTTGCTGATCAGCAGCCTGTTCCTTGCCAGCACCCTCGGCATGGGCCTGCTGATCTCCACCCTCACCCGCAATCAGTTCAATGCGGCGATGGTGGCGCTGAACGCCGCCTTCCTGCCTTCGATCATGCTGTCGGGCTTCATCTTCCAGATCGACAGCATGCCGGCCATCGTACGCGCGGTGACCTATATCATTCCGGCGCGCTACTTCGTCAGCACGCTGCAAACGCTGTTCCTGGCGGGCAACGTCGGCACCGTGCTGCTGATCAATCTGTTGTTCCTGATCGCTTCCGCCGTAGTGTTCATCGGCCTAACGGCCTGGAAAACCCAGCGCCGGCTGGATTGA
- a CDS encoding ATP-binding cassette domain-containing protein — MEQAHTIELEGLEKRFPSLEKPAVASLTTTLRSGAVIGLVGPDGAGKTTLLRMLAGLLQPSSGKLRVAGLDPIAQDRQLHAILGYMPQKFGLYEDLTVMENLTLYADLRGVTGDLRRQTFERLLKFTDLTRFTERLAGKLSGGMKQKLGLACTLVGEPQVLLLDEPGVGVDPISRRELWRMVHELANDGMLILWSTSYLDEAEQCREVLLLNEGELLFSGAPQELTRRMAGRTVLIAAPPGSHRSLLQRAICLPAVTDGVIQGKYLRLILKEGEDHRRLLQALDLPDAELNEADPRFEDAFIDLLGGGPNHRSALAEIMPTVNGESGETVIEAVQLTKKFGDFAATDHVDFQVRRGEIFGLLGPNGAGKSTTFKMMCGLLIPSSGKALVLGMDLKTSSGKARQRLGYMAQKFSLYGNLTVAQNLKFFSGVYGLSGKAQRDKIDEMSRAFNFAPILDQTPDALPLGFKQRLALACALMHEPDILFLDEPTSGVDPLTRREFWLHINGMVDKGVTVMVTTHFMDEAEYCDRIGLVYRGKIIAAGTPDDLKQQVARDDNPNPSMEQAFIELVQGYDEEESR; from the coding sequence ATGGAACAGGCGCACACCATCGAGTTGGAAGGGCTGGAGAAGCGCTTCCCGTCACTGGAGAAACCGGCGGTCGCCAGCCTGACCACCACCCTGCGCAGTGGCGCGGTGATCGGGCTGGTCGGCCCGGACGGCGCCGGCAAAACCACCCTGCTGCGCATGCTGGCCGGGCTGCTGCAGCCCAGCAGCGGCAAACTGCGGGTCGCCGGGCTGGATCCGATCGCGCAGGATCGTCAACTGCACGCGATCCTCGGTTACATGCCGCAGAAGTTCGGACTGTATGAGGATCTGACGGTGATGGAGAACCTGACGCTGTACGCCGATCTGCGCGGCGTCACCGGCGATCTCCGCCGCCAGACCTTCGAACGGCTGCTGAAATTCACCGATCTAACTCGCTTCACCGAGCGCCTGGCCGGCAAGCTGTCAGGCGGCATGAAGCAGAAACTCGGCCTGGCCTGCACGCTGGTAGGCGAACCTCAGGTGCTGTTGCTGGATGAGCCGGGCGTCGGCGTCGATCCGATCTCGCGCCGCGAGCTGTGGCGCATGGTGCACGAACTGGCCAACGACGGCATGTTGATCCTGTGGAGCACGTCTTATCTCGATGAGGCCGAACAGTGCCGCGAAGTGCTGCTGCTCAACGAGGGGGAGCTGCTGTTCAGCGGCGCACCGCAGGAACTGACCCGCCGTATGGCCGGGCGCACGGTGTTGATCGCCGCGCCCCCCGGCAGCCATCGATCGCTGCTGCAGCGGGCGATCTGCCTGCCGGCGGTCACCGACGGGGTGATCCAGGGCAAGTATCTGCGCCTGATCCTGAAGGAAGGCGAAGATCACCGCCGGCTGTTGCAGGCGCTGGATCTGCCGGACGCCGAACTGAATGAAGCGGATCCGCGCTTCGAGGATGCGTTTATCGATCTGCTCGGCGGCGGCCCCAACCACCGCTCGGCGCTGGCGGAGATCATGCCGACCGTCAACGGCGAAAGCGGTGAAACGGTGATCGAAGCGGTGCAGCTGACCAAAAAATTCGGCGACTTCGCCGCTACCGATCACGTTGATTTCCAAGTGCGGCGCGGCGAAATTTTCGGCCTGCTCGGGCCGAACGGCGCCGGCAAGTCCACCACCTTCAAAATGATGTGCGGCCTGCTGATCCCCTCCAGCGGTAAGGCGCTGGTGCTGGGAATGGATCTCAAGACCAGTTCCGGCAAGGCGCGCCAGCGCCTCGGCTACATGGCGCAAAAATTCTCGCTGTACGGCAACCTGACGGTGGCGCAGAACCTGAAGTTCTTTTCCGGCGTCTACGGCCTGAGCGGCAAGGCGCAGCGCGACAAAATCGACGAGATGTCCCGCGCCTTCAACTTCGCGCCGATCCTCGATCAGACGCCGGACGCGCTGCCGCTCGGCTTTAAACAGCGCCTGGCGCTGGCCTGCGCGCTGATGCACGAACCGGATATCCTGTTCCTCGACGAACCGACTTCCGGCGTCGATCCGCTGACGCGGCGCGAGTTCTGGTTGCACATCAACGGCATGGTCGACAAGGGCGTCACGGTGATGGTGACCACCCACTTTATGGACGAAGCGGAGTACTGCGACCGCATCGGCCTGGTGTACCGCGGCAAGATCATCGCCGCCGGCACGCCGGACGATCTCAAACAGCAGGTGGCGCGCGACGACAATCCCAACCCCTCGATGGAACAGGCGTTTATCGAGCTGGTGCAGGGTTACGATGAGGAGGAATCACGGTGA